One Ilumatobacter fluminis genomic window, CGCACGGTCCCGGTGTCGCCTCGGGAAGCTCCGCCGGGGGAGCGGTGACCGGTGGCGGATCGGTGGTCGGGGCGACGGTGACGGACGGGCCGACGGTGGTCGGCGGGATCGTCGCGATCGGCGGTGTGGTCGGCGCCGACGTGCTGATCGGTGCCGGCGTCGACGCCGGAGCGTCGGAGGCGGTGGTCTCGGCGGCGCATGCGCCGAGCACGAGGGTGCCGGCGGCGGCGAGGAGGAGTCGGCTGGAAGCGAAGGTGTTGCTCTGCATGCACGTCCAGAGCCGGGCCCACGGACGACCTCGCGCTTTTTCGTCGGAACGATTCGGAGACGTCGGGTGACGATCGTCCGGACCATCGGGAATGAAAACCCGACCAAGTCAGTTATCTTTTGACGTTATGGCAGTCAGCGTTCGCATCCCCACCACCCTCCGCCCGATGGCCGGCGGCAACAAGCTGGTCGAGGTCGAGCCGGGCACCCTCTCCGAGGTTGTCGCCGCGCTCGAGGCCCAGCACCCAGGTTTCGCCGACCGCCTGCTCGACGAGAACGGCGAGCTGCGCAAGTTCGTGAACGTCTTCGTCGACGACGACGACGTCCGCTACCTCGACGGCCTCGGCACCGATGTGAAAGACGGCATCACCGTCTCCATCATCCCCGCCGTCGCCGGCGGCTGAGCCGGGCCAGATCGCCCGCTCGCGTCGTTCCGCCTCACCGTCACGTCTGCGTTTCGCGGACTCGGTCCGGCACCAGTCGGGACCGACGAGCCCGCTGTGGTCGCGGCCCGCGTCGTGGTCGATGCATCGGGCGGCAAGTCCCCACGCTGCGCAGTGGTCCTTTAGCAGTCTCGGTTGTAGAGTGCTAGCGCTCGCTGCCTGCGAGTGCTAGCCAGCTCTCATCATCTCGTCCAACGGAGGACACATCGATGCCGAAGCAGATTGCGTTCGATCAAGAGGCCCGGCGCGGTCTCGAAGCGGGCATGAACAAGCTCGCCGACGCGGTGCGCGTCACCCTCGGCCCCAAGGGCCGCAACGTCGTACTCGACAAGAAGTGGGGTGCCCCCACGATCACCAACGACGGTGTCTCGATCGCCAAGGAGATCGAGCTCGACGATCCCTACGAGCAGATCGGCGCATCGCTCGTCAAGGAAGTCGCCAAGAAGACCGACGACGTCGCCGGTGACGGCACCACCACCGCCACCGTTCTCGCCTGGGCCATGGTCCGCGAGGGGCTCCGCAACGTGGCTGCCGGCGCCAACCCGATGAGCCTCAAGAAGGGCATCGAGGCCGCCGTCGCCGCTGCGGTCGACTCGATCCAGGGCCTGTCGACCGACGTCGACTCGAAGGAGCAGATCGCCCAGGTCGCCGCCATCTCCGCCGCCGACGCCGAGATCGGTGAGCTGATCTCCGACGCGATCGACAAGGTCGGCAAGGACGGCGTCATCACCGTCGAGGAGAGCCAGACCTTCGGCATGGGCATCGACTTCGTCGAGGGCATGCGGTTCGACAAGGGCTACATCTCGCCCTACTTCGTCACCGACACCGACCGGATGGAGGTGTCGCTCGACGACCCGTACATCCTCCTCGTCTCGTCGAAGATCACGTCGGTCCGCGACCTCGTCCCGGTGCTCGAGAAGGTCATGCAGTCGGGCAAGGCGCTCGTCATCGTCTCCGAAGACATCGAGGGTGAGGCGCTCGCCACGCTCGTCGTCAACAAGATCCGTGGCACGTTCCAGTCGGCCGCCGTCAAGGCACCCGGCTTCGGTGAGCGTCGCAAGGCCATGCTGCAGGACATCGCCACCCTCACTGGTGGTCAGGTCATCAGCGAAGACGTCGGCCTCAAGCTCGAGGCGACCACGCTCGACCTGCTCGGCACCGCGAAGCGTGTCGTCATCACCAAGGACGAGACGACGATCATCGAGGGCGCCGGCGACGAAGGCGACATCGCCGGTCGCATCAGCCAGATCAAGTCCGAGATCGAGAACACCGACTCCGACTACGACCGCGAGAAGCTCCAGGAGCGCCTCGCCAAGCTGACCGGCGGCGTCGCCGTCCTCAAGGTCGGTGCGGCCACCGAGGTCGAGCTCAAGGAGAAGAAGCACCGCATCGAAGACGCGGTCAGCACCACCAAGGCCGCCATCGAAGAGGGCGTCGTGCCCGGCGGTGGCGTTGCGCTGGTTCGCTCGCTCGACGCCGTCGAGGCCGCCGCCAAGGCGCTCGAGGGTGACGAGGCGACCGGTGCCCGCATGGTCGCCAAGTCGCTGACGGCCCCGCTGAAGCAGATCGCCGAGAACGCCGGCATGGAAGGCGGCGTGGTCATCAACCGCGTGCGTGAGCTGAGCGGCAACGAGGGTCTGAACGCCGCCACCGGCGTCTACGAAGACCTCGTGCAGATCGGCGTCATCGACGCCGCCAAGGTGACCCGCTCTGCGCTGCAGAACGCTGCGTCGATCGCGGCCCTGTTCCTCACCACCGAGGCCATCGTCGCCGACAAGCCCGAAGACGACGACCACGGCCACGGTCACGATCACGACTTCTGATCACTGATCTACCCCGCATGTGAACGAGCCCGGGCTCCGGCCCGGGCTCGTCCGCGTACGTGCTCAGAGGCCGGGGTTCATCTCGTCGATGCAGTCGTTCCGCCCGCTGCCGATGCCGGTGACCGTGTCGTCGTCGATGAGCACCGTCAGGGGCAGTACACCATTGACGGTCACTCGGTTCGGCTGCTCGTCGATCATCCCGGAATCAACGGGGATCGCCGGAAGGACCCGATCGCGGGCCGTTCCGACGCCGACTTCGGACGACCATCCGACACCGGACGCCTCGGTGCTCGTCGGGCGATTGCCGAGCGGCGCGAACGCGGCGTCAGGGTCACCAACGCTCCAACCGGAGACGGTCGCGTCGTCGGACCCGTCTCCCTCGATAGTCATCCGGAAGTCGCCCCACCACAGGGTTCGATAGGCGGCTTGTCCCGTGCACGCCCACACATCGGGCATCGACTGCCAACCGCTGTCGAACGAGGGCTCGCCGATGTCTGCGGAGAGGCGGTCGACCAAGGCGGGGACGAACACCTGGTCGCCGAACGACCATCCGAATGCGGAGCGCTGGGCGACGTCCACTACGCTCTCGGGAGCGATGCCCATAGGTGTCGTCGTCGGCGGCTGGGTCGGCTCGCCGGTGCTCTCGAGCGATACGGCGTCGGTGGGGCGGGCCCATTGGTAGCTGCCGGAGAAGGTCTCGTCACCGCGGTGCAGCGAGCCGTCCTCACCCACCCAGACAACCGGGTTGCCTGGTCGGTACCAGATCGAGCGTGCGGACTCGCCGACGCCGGACGGGTCGCCACTCGCCGCAGTGCTGCCGGAGATCACCCCGTCGGGTCGGAACTCGACCGAGATTGCGTTCGTTTCCCCCGGAACGTGGATCGCAAAGTGATCGTCGTCGACGACACCAGCGAACCGGACGATGGGGTGTTCGATCGGCGTGGCGTTCTCGCCGGCAGGGAGCATCTCGTTGACGTCGAGCGGCTCCCCGACTTCGACGACCTGACCGTTCACGACCATCGGGATGGCGATCCAGCGCGGTGTGCCGTCGTCGTCGAGCCTGGTGCCCAGGGCGACCACCCGCGTGGGATCGAGCCACATCGTGTCAGCGGGGCTGTAGGTCCCGACCTCGGGCGCGAACTCGGGGAGCGCGAGATCGAAGCCGGTCGTGAGATCGGTGATCGTGAGTGCTGGTCCCTGGATCACACCGATCGCCAGGTAGCGGTCGTCAGGGCTGAACGCGGGCGCGTACCCAAATGCGACCGACTCGGTCCCGAAATCGGTCGGTGACCCGCTCAGGATCGACCCGGCGATCGGTTCGCAGCACATCCCGACGAAGGCGGTGTGGCCCGCAGGTCGCAGAGCCACGCTGTCGACCACGTTCGGTCCGGGGCCTTCCTCGGGAGCGGGCTGGTCCGGATCCGGCCCGTCGAGCACGACGAACGGATCGGCGTCCGTCGGGACGAGGACGGCATCACCGTTGTCGTCGAGTGCCGCGATCACCGTGAGCGGTGCCGTCGGGACGGTCGACGTCGGGTCGGTCGCCGCGGTGGGAATCGTCGAGGTCGGGTCGTCGGGGACCGACGTGGCGACGACCTCGGTCGTGGGGACCGTCGTGTCGCTCGACGGCACCGTGGGACCGGTGGATTCGACGGTGGTGGTCGGCGCAGGTGTGTCGACCGGTTGGATCGCATCGTCGTCGTTGCCGGGCAAGACCAGCAGAGCGATCACTGCCGCGGCGACCAGTCCGATCGTGCCGCCGGCGATCCATCGTCGGCGTGCGGGGTGGCGATCGTCGGTGGGTCGTGGCATCTGCAGCATCTCCTCGACGTAAGGCGGCGTCGGAGCGTCGTCCGCGGCGTCGCCGACGAGTCGTCGGAGTCGGGTCTCGAAGGGATCGTTCGGCTCAGACATCGAGCACCTCCCTGAGCTTCGACCGGGCACGGGACAGCTGCTTCTTGACGGTGCCGGATCGAACACCGAGCAGCTCGGCGACCTCGCCCGGTGGGAGGTCGCACCAATAGGTGAGGAACACGGCAGCGCGCTGCTGATCGGTGAGGACCGAGAGCGACCGTCGTGCGTCGATCGCGATCTGCGACTCGGCGACCCCGGGTGGGGGAGCGAGACGCAGCCGTTCGTGAGCGTCGCGCTCCTCCCGTGCCTGCCGTCGATCCCGACTCCGACCGAGATCGACTGCGCGGTGGTACACCGCACGGAACAGGTAGGCGCGCAGGTGCTCGATGTCGCGATCGGACTCGGACTCGAACACCGTCAGGAACGCGTCGGTGACGACATCGCCGGCACGTTCGGGGCCGACCATCGCGGTCGCATAGCGGACGAGTTCGTCCGCATGAGCCCGGTAGGCCTCCTCGAGTCGTGTCGCCGTCATCGTCACACCCTTGAGACGGCACCGAAGCCGGTCGTGGGTGACGTCATGGTGAAGATTTCTCGGACTGGTTCGTCGCGGCGAGCGCTTCGTCCAGGTAGCGGAGCGACCAGAGGACCATCAGCCAGGCGACGAACCCGAGGCCGGCGGCGGCGAGGTACGACCATCGGATTCCGGCCGTTTCGGCGATGACGCCGCCGAGGACGGCCCCGACCGGGCCGGCGCTCATCCCGAACATCCGCCACGTCGCCACGACCCGGCCGAGGAGTGGTTCGGGGATGACCGATTGTCGGATCGACTGCGCCGGGACGTTGAAGCAGGCGATGGCGAAGCTCGCCAGTCCGAACGCGACCGACACCATCCACGCCGACGTCGCCACGGCGTTGATCAGGTAGCTCAGGATCAGCGGCGGCTGCAGCGAGCCCAACAGCCGTCGTCGACCGACCAGCTCCGTGAGCCGGGGTGCGGTGAGTGCTCCGACCAGACCGAGGACTGCGCCGACGGCGAGCACGACGCCGTACATGGCCGGGTCGGTGTCGAGTTCGTCGACCACGAGGATCACGAGCACCCCGAACGCCATGTTCCCGGCGAGGTTCGACGTCGTGATCGTGACCATCATCGAGCGCAGGAAGCGATGGTGCGCCAAGAACCGGATACCGTCGGCGATGTCGGCCCGCACGGTCGTCGTCCGAGTGCGTTCGCCCTGGAGGGGCCGACGCACCGTGGCGAGGAGCACGCCGCCCAGGAGGAACGTCGCACTGTCGACCAGGAACGGCAGCTCGGCCACGGCGGCGAAGAGCACGGCGCCCAACGCGAGCCCGATCATCTCGTCGAACACGATCAGCGACGTGATCAGCCTGGCGTTCGCCCGTTCGAGCTGTTCACGCCCGACGAGCAACGGTACGGCCGACTGTGAACTCGTGTCGACGATGACCTCGGCCGACCCGATGCCGAGCGCGACGACAATGACGGCGAGCACGGTCGCCTGGTCGGCGGCGACCAGCAAGGCGAGGCCGAGCACCAGCACGGCCCGGAACACCTGGCCCGAGATCATGAGCGTGCGACGGTCGCCACGGTCGACGAGCGCTCCGCCGATCGGACCGAGCACCGCCCACGGCAGCAGGCTCGACGCACTCACGAGCCCGATCAGCCGGGCGTCGTCGGTGAGTGTGAGCGCCAGGAGCGGCAGCGCCGACAAGCGGATGCCGTCGCCGAGGTTGGAGACGGTGGCGGCAGCCCAGAACCGGTCGAAGTCCCGTCCCAGCCGCACGAACCTCACTCGTCGACCAGCTTCGCGACGATGCGTTCGAGGGTGCCGAGGGCTCTGGTGGTGACGGGCTGGTCGGCGATGCGCTGGATGCGTCCACCCGGGTCGTTCGGCTGGCGGTCGGGCCATGCCCTCGTGACGCTGAACAGCTCGCGTGGTCCGGCGGCGAACACCGACCAGTCACCGTTGGTCGCCTCGACGGGCAACTCGATCGATGGCGGCACCTCGTCGCCGAAGAACGTGACGAGCCGTGCGTACACCTCGTCGAACGGTTCGGTGGCGAACGGGTCGCTGTCGAGCAATCCCTCCAGCTCGTCGAGGCTGCGCACGAACAGCGGCGTCTCCCGGCCGAGCAGCTCGTGCAGATCGGCCTCGACGGCAGCGCTCACCGCTGCTGCATCGTCGGCACGGAACGACACGTTGCCGGTGCTGATGTACGACGTCGCTTCGGTGGCGCCCGCCCGCTCGAACATGTCGAGCAGCACGGTGCGGTGGAGGCCCTCTCGTCCGATCATCACGGCGCGCACGAACGCGACGTGGATCGGCGGCACGTCAGTCGCCGTCGACGAGCTCGTCGACGGCATCGGCCACATCGTCGAGGATCGTGTCGTCGAAGACGGTGTCGTCGACGGTCGCCTCGTCGATCCCGAGCCACACGAGCACCCCGCCGAACGATGCGATCAGCGGCACGATGACGAACACCCACAGCTGTCCGAGGGCGTTCGGGTCGGTGTCGGCGAAGATCGCGGCACCGATGCTGCGAGCCGGGTTGGCGCCGAAGCCGGAGATCGGCAGGAGGAACAGGGCACCGACGGTCACGGCGAGGCCGGTGAACGCGGCGACGGCCGACTCGGGGAGTTCCTGGTTGATCGACGACAGCAGCACGATCGTGATGACGATGCCGATCACGAGCTCGGCCGCGATCACCGTGCCGAGCGTCGAGTAGCCGGTCAGCTGGAGGCCCACCTCGCTGGTCGGCTCCCACCCGTTGCTCCCCGCACGGAAACGCACGGCGTCGTTCATCCCCCAGATGAGGGCGGCGCCGGCGATGCCGCCGAGCACCTGACCGATCAGGTCGGTGACGAGCTGGTGCCCAGTGATGCCGCGGGCGAAGAACAGCGCGAGCGAGAACATCGGGTTCGCGACGGCGCCGATCACGCCGATCGACAGGGCGGTGGCGGCGCCGAACCCGATCGCGACACCGAGCGTGCCGACGGCGTCGCCGCCCAGCACGAGCAAGCCGGGCCCGGCCAGCATCACGAAGACGGTGCCGACGAACTCGGCGAACACATTCCGGAGGTCGACCGAATCGCCCATCGTCGGCGAGCGTAGCCTGACCCCGTGATCGCCCTCGTGACCTGCGCCGACGCCCGCGACCTCGACACCGACCTGCCGCTCTTGCTCGCCGAACTCGGCGACGACGCAGCCGTCGTCGTGTGGGACGACCCCACCGTCGACTGGTCGACCTTCGACGCGGTGGTCATCCGGTCGGCGTGGGACTATCCCGGCCGACGCGACGAGTTCCTCGCCTGGGCTCGGGGTGTCTCGGCAATCACCTCGCTGTGGAACCCCGTCGAGGTGCTCGAGTGGAACACCGACAAGCGCTACCTCGACCGTCTCGCCGCCGAGGGCGTCGCCACCGTTCCGACGACGTTCGTCGTGCCCGGCGAGTCGCCGGCACCCGACGTACTCGCCGGCGACATCGTGGTCAAGCCGACCGTGGGTGGCGGCTCGAAGGGCGTCCGGCGCGTCACCGACGATGCGGCGGCGGCCGCAGCCCACGTCGCGGCGCTCCACGCCGACGGCTACGTCGCGATGATCCAGCCGTATCGGGCGAACATCGACGCCGACGGCGAGACGGGGCTCGTCTATCTCGGCGGTGAGTACAGCCATGCGTTCGAGAAGTCGGCGATCCTCGCGGCGCCCGTCGAATGGGAGGGCACGCTCTACGTGAAGGAGACGATCGTTGCTCGCACGCCGACGGCGGAACAGCGCGCCCTCGCCGATCGCATCGTCGCCCGCCTGCCGCCGACCGCGTACGCCCGCATCGACCTCGTCCCGGGTACCGACGGGCCGGAACTGCTCGAACTCGAGCTGACCGAGCCGTCGCTCTTCCTCGATACCGACCCGAGCGCCCCGGCGCGGGCCGCCGCAGCGTTCCGTAGCCTGGCCTCGTGAGCCGTCGACGCACCGAGCGCCTGATCGTCACCAAGGTGACGGCCGACGGTGCCCGGCGCGGTCCCGACCGGTTGATCGTCGAGGAGCCGATGACGATCCAGCTCGACGGCACCACGGTCAGCACGACGATGCGAACGCCCGGCCATGATTTCGAACTGGCCGTCGGGTTCTGCCACACCGAGGGGTTGCTCGGCGGGGCACCCGTCGAGGCGATCAAGTACTGCGGCACCGGTAGCGCGGTCGAGACCGAGTTCAACGTCGTGTCGGTCGACACGCTCGGCCGGGCGCCCGTACCGACGCCCCGTCTCGGCACCACATCATCGAGCTGTGGGTGGTGCGGCAGCGACCAGATCGACGAGCTGACCGAGCGTCTCACGCCACTCCAGCCGACCGAGCCGTTCGCCCTCGACGTGCTGGCCGGCGTCCCCGACTCCGTACGTGAGCAGCAGGAGTTGTTCGGCGACACCGGAGCGGTGCACGCCGCCGCCGTGTTCGATCACAGCGGCGCCGTGCGGCTCGTACGCGAAGACGTCGGGCGCCACAACGCCGTCGACAAGGTGGTCGGCGCGATGCTGCTCGCCGGCGACCTGCCCGCCCGTGATCTCGGGCTGTTCGTCAGCGGTCGGGCGAGCGTCGAGATGGTGCAGAAGGCGTGGGCTGCCGGTTTCGCCGCCGTCGTCGCAGTGAGCGCCCCGACGGCCTTGGCCGTCTCAGCAGCGCGGCGCGCCAACCTCGTGCTGGCCGGCTTCGTCACCGGCGACACCTTCAACGTCTACAGCCCCGAACGTCTCTGACCCAGCCGGGCAACGCACCAATTCAAGGTCAGGTGATCGCCGGTAACGGCTCGTTTCTGGCCGTCACCGCTGACACCTGACCCAAGCCGTCTGCGGCCCGCGGCCGGTGGGTCAGAGGACTTCGGTGATGTCGGCGAGGTAGCCGACGTAGAAGTCGCCGAACTCGCCGTAGATCGACGAGGCCTGATCGAAGCGAAGGGTGTAGACGACGTCCTTGATCGCCTCGAGGTTCTCGCCGAACAGGGTGACGCCCCACTCGTGCTCGTCGAGGCCGGTCGAGCCGGTGATGAGCTGCACGATTCGGCCGGCGAACTTGCGCCCGCTCGAGCCGTGCTCGTACATCATCTCCTTGCGCTCCTCGTACCCGGTCGCGTACCAGTTGGCGTGGGCCTCGCGCCGCTTGCTCATCGGGTAGAAGCAGAACGCAGGCTTTCCCTCGGGCGGAAGCTGCGGGTAGAGCCGGGCGTTGAGCATCTCTTCGGGAAGACCGGGTGCGTACTCGCTGACCTCGGTGATCGACAGGTACGAGTCGGTCACCTCGAGGCCCGCCTTCTGCAGCCCGGTCTGGAGGTGACGTAGCGTGGTGACGTCGGGCGACAGGCCCATCACGGCGATGTCGCCCTTGTGGCCGAGCATCGCTGCGGTGACGACCTGGCAGTCGTGTTCGCGCGCCCACTCGATCGTGGCCTTCGCTCCGTCGACGTCGACCGAGCGGCCGTCTGCCGGAGGGCTGAGGAACAGATGCAGGACGCACACGCCGGTTTCCATACGCATGCCCCCGAGCCTACGGGTCACTCGGGTCGGGTGTCGGAGGGAACGGCGACGGAGTCGACGTTTCCGGAGGTCACCCGACCCGGGAACAGGGTTGGGCATCAGCGTCGGGTCGGGTGATCTCCCGAAACGCCTCGGCTGCGCCTCGCCGTTCCGTCCGACACCCGACCCGTTGGGGGTGCTGCGCCTCGCCGTTCCGTTCCACACCCGACCCGTTGGGGGTGCTGCGCCTCGCCGTTCCGTCCGACACCCGACCCGTTGGGGGTGCTGCGCCTCGCCGTTCCGTTCCACACCCGACCCGTTGGGGGTGCTGCGCCTCGCCGTTCCGTCCGACACCCGACCCGTTGGGGGTGCTGCGCCTCGCCGTTCCGTTCCACACCCGACCCGTTGGGGGTGCTGCGCCTCGCCGATCCGTCCGACACCCGACCCGTTGGTCGGGTCGGTCGGACCCCCCAAGAAGTTGGGATGTCCGGCTCGTGGGGCCTGTGGCAGGTTGGCGGAAGGCGGCGATGGATCCCGAGGAGAGTGGTATGCGAGGTGGAGTGCGGGGACGGCGAGTCGTCGCCGGTCGGGTGATGGCCACGGCACTGGTGGTCACGGTGGCGGCGTGCTCGACCGGTGACGACGATGCCGACGAACCCGGCGACGCCGACACCGCGGTCGTGGCCGACACGACGAGCCCGGCCGACGACGGGTCGCAGCCGGTCGATGAACCGGCAGACGCCGCCGAGCCGGCCGTCGAGAGCGACGAGGCGATAACCGAGTCCGAAGCCGAGCCGGAAGCGGAAGCCGCAACCGACGCGGCGCCTGCGCAGCTGCAGGCCCTCGCCGCAGACGCTCAGGCGTTGTGCGACGCACTCGACCAGGACGAGATCCGCAGCATCGTCGGCGACTTCGTCGAGCTGCGGCCCGACGACCTCTTCCAGGACGATCGGAACCTCTGCCAGGTGTACGGCGATCGATTCGCGATCGCCGGCGTCTGGGTGTTCGCCGACCGAAGCGAACAGGAGTCGCTGCACGAGTTCGCGGCGAATCCCTTCTCGCCGTGCGAGGTGGGCGGTTACGCGAGCCTCTGTCAGACACACACCGGGGATCCGGAGTCGTTCAACGGTTGGCCGACGGTGATGGTCGGGGTCGGCACGATGGCCGTCGAAGCCGACGCGCCGGACCCGGCGGTCGCCCAGCAGCTGGCCGAAGCGGTGCTCGACGACCTCGGCGCCCCGTAGCGACCTCCGGCGCCGGCCGGGGAGCGCTAGCTTCGGCGGATGCCGATCCGGTCAGGCCGCACGATCGAACGGGCGCGTCGAGCGCTGGGTGATCACGCTGCGGACTCGCCGGCGTGGTCCGATTTCGGAGCATCGGTGATCGCCGTACTCGCCGAGCTCGTCCCGTTCGACGCTGCCGTCGTCTCCATGATCGACCCTGCCACCGGCCTGCTGACGAACATCGTCCGGTCGGGCATCGACGACTCGCAGGACGAGTTGTTCATGCACATCGAGTTGACGCACCCCGACCCGATCACCCTGACGACGCTGGCAGGCGAACCGCTCGGGGTCGGCATCCTGGCGGATCACGTCGCGGGCGACCCGTACAGCAGTCCCCGCGTTCGCGACCTCCTCGCGCCGCACTTCGGCCTCGAACACGAGATGCGCGGCGTGGTTCGGTCCGGTGGACGGATCGTCGCCGCGTGCGGGCTCTACCGATCGGCAGGACGGCCGGGGTTCACCGCGGACGAGGCGATCGCACTGTCGGCGCTGGAGGATGCGATCGCGAATGGAGTCCGGCGCGCTCACGGTCAGACGGGCAGCGAGCACGAGAGCGACACGGCGGTCGGCGCCGACGACCGCGGTGCGCATCCCGGTCCTGCGGTCATGATCCTCGACGCCGACGGGCGAGTTCTCGAATCGACACGAGCAGCGGAGGCGCGAGCGCAGCTGATGAGTTCGGCCGGGGACGGCGTCCCGCACGCGGTCCGCATGGTCGCCGCCGCCGGACGCGCCCAGGCGGCCGGACACCCGGTGTCCCCGGTCGCCCACGTCCGTGGTGTCGACGGTCGGTGGTTCGTGGTGAGCGCAGCACCATTGGGGAGCGACGCGGGGCAGGTTCGGACCGTCGTCACGATCGAGCCGGCCGAGACCGGTCGGACCCTCGATCTCGATCTCGACCTGTACGGTGTGACGGCGCGCGAGCGCGAGGTCGTCCGGGAGGTCGTCGCCGGTGCGAGCAGCGTTGCGATCGCTGGATCACTCGGGATCTCGGCGCACACGGTCCAGGATCACCTCAAGTCGGTGTTCGCGAAGGTCGGCGTCACGAGCCGCCGAGAACTCGTCGCGACCCTGACGGGCAACCGGGTCTTCTCCGGCGCCGACCGGCGCGCCGTCTGATCTCGTCGCACCCGGTGCCGGGGGAGCGACGAACCGGGTCGTGAGTGCGAACCGGGGGAACGAGTCGTCGGGGCGACCTCCGGAACCCAGGGTCAGGTGACCGCCGGTAACGCCTCGCCCTGGGGCGAGTCGTCACCTCTGGCACCTGACCCGCAGCTGAGCGAGGCGCCACCTCTGGCCCTTGACCCGCTGGCCCGCGGTTGGGGTCAGTTGACTTCGATGGGGCTTTGGCTGACCTCGTTGCCGTCGGTGTCGAAGGTGAAGATCTCGAACCACGCACGGGTCGGGTCGCCGGTGACGCTCGAGAAGTCGACCCGGCCCGAGAGGCCGTTGTAGTCGATGCCCAGGTCGCGACTGATGAGGTCGGCGCACGCCGAGAACGTCGTGCAGGCACGACCGCCGGTACTGACGGCCGGCATCTGCCGGCGGATCTCGACGGGGCTGTCGGAGCCCGCGTCGGTCGCCGCCAGCGCGATCAGGTTGACGCAGTCGATGGCGTGTGGCACGAAGAAGCCCATCTCGTCGTCGCCCGACGCCGTTCCCGACTGTGGTGCGAGCCCGGTGAGCTCGTCGCGGAAGTCGTCGGACAGGCCCTGGATGACCTGCCGGGCCTGCCGGATCGAGTCGTTGATGATCACCTCGGGCGGATCGTCGGTCTGTGCGTCGAGCGCGGCGAGGAGTCGGCTGCCGTCGTCGGCGTCGCCGAGCACCACGACCACGCCGGGGTCGACGGCGAGCAGGTCGGCAGCGACCGAGCCCAGGTCGCCCTGGTCGCCGCTGAACCCGATCGATTCGGCGATGTTGAGCGGGCGACCCTCGAGTGCATCCTCGAACGCGTCGGAGAGGCCACGGCCGTACGGGTCGTCGAGGTAGCCGACCGACACGGTCAGGGCGCCGGTGCGCTCGGCCACTCGGGCGATGGCCGCCATCTGCAATGTGTCGCTCGGGGCCGTGCGGAAGAAGAACTGGTTGTCGGGGTACGCGTCGAGTCCGCG contains:
- a CDS encoding ubiquitin-like small modifier protein 1, which codes for MAVSVRIPTTLRPMAGGNKLVEVEPGTLSEVVAALEAQHPGFADRLLDENGELRKFVNVFVDDDDVRYLDGLGTDVKDGITVSIIPAVAGG
- the groL gene encoding chaperonin GroEL (60 kDa chaperone family; promotes refolding of misfolded polypeptides especially under stressful conditions; forms two stacked rings of heptamers to form a barrel-shaped 14mer; ends can be capped by GroES; misfolded proteins enter the barrel where they are refolded when GroES binds); its protein translation is MPKQIAFDQEARRGLEAGMNKLADAVRVTLGPKGRNVVLDKKWGAPTITNDGVSIAKEIELDDPYEQIGASLVKEVAKKTDDVAGDGTTTATVLAWAMVREGLRNVAAGANPMSLKKGIEAAVAAAVDSIQGLSTDVDSKEQIAQVAAISAADAEIGELISDAIDKVGKDGVITVEESQTFGMGIDFVEGMRFDKGYISPYFVTDTDRMEVSLDDPYILLVSSKITSVRDLVPVLEKVMQSGKALVIVSEDIEGEALATLVVNKIRGTFQSAAVKAPGFGERRKAMLQDIATLTGGQVISEDVGLKLEATTLDLLGTAKRVVITKDETTIIEGAGDEGDIAGRISQIKSEIENTDSDYDREKLQERLAKLTGGVAVLKVGAATEVELKEKKHRIEDAVSTTKAAIEEGVVPGGGVALVRSLDAVEAAAKALEGDEATGARMVAKSLTAPLKQIAENAGMEGGVVINRVRELSGNEGLNAATGVYEDLVQIGVIDAAKVTRSALQNAASIAALFLTTEAIVADKPEDDDHGHGHDHDF
- a CDS encoding RNA polymerase sigma factor, whose product is MTATRLEEAYRAHADELVRYATAMVGPERAGDVVTDAFLTVFESESDRDIEHLRAYLFRAVYHRAVDLGRSRDRRQAREERDAHERLRLAPPPGVAESQIAIDARRSLSVLTDQQRAAVFLTYWCDLPPGEVAELLGVRSGTVKKQLSRARSKLREVLDV
- a CDS encoding MFS transporter, coding for MRLGRDFDRFWAAATVSNLGDGIRLSALPLLALTLTDDARLIGLVSASSLLPWAVLGPIGGALVDRGDRRTLMISGQVFRAVLVLGLALLVAADQATVLAVIVVALGIGSAEVIVDTSSQSAVPLLVGREQLERANARLITSLIVFDEMIGLALGAVLFAAVAELPFLVDSATFLLGGVLLATVRRPLQGERTRTTTVRADIADGIRFLAHHRFLRSMMVTITTSNLAGNMAFGVLVILVVDELDTDPAMYGVVLAVGAVLGLVGALTAPRLTELVGRRRLLGSLQPPLILSYLINAVATSAWMVSVAFGLASFAIACFNVPAQSIRQSVIPEPLLGRVVATWRMFGMSAGPVGAVLGGVIAETAGIRWSYLAAAGLGFVAWLMVLWSLRYLDEALAATNQSEKSSP
- a CDS encoding DUF1697 domain-containing protein produces the protein MPSTSSSTATDVPPIHVAFVRAVMIGREGLHRTVLLDMFERAGATEATSYISTGNVSFRADDAAAVSAAVEADLHELLGRETPLFVRSLDELEGLLDSDPFATEPFDEVYARLVTFFGDEVPPSIELPVEATNGDWSVFAAGPRELFSVTRAWPDRQPNDPGGRIQRIADQPVTTRALGTLERIVAKLVDE
- a CDS encoding MIP/aquaporin family protein; this encodes MGDSVDLRNVFAEFVGTVFVMLAGPGLLVLGGDAVGTLGVAIGFGAATALSIGVIGAVANPMFSLALFFARGITGHQLVTDLIGQVLGGIAGAALIWGMNDAVRFRAGSNGWEPTSEVGLQLTGYSTLGTVIAAELVIGIVITIVLLSSINQELPESAVAAFTGLAVTVGALFLLPISGFGANPARSIGAAIFADTDPNALGQLWVFVIVPLIASFGGVLVWLGIDEATVDDTVFDDTILDDVADAVDELVDGD
- a CDS encoding ATP-grasp domain-containing protein is translated as MIALVTCADARDLDTDLPLLLAELGDDAAVVVWDDPTVDWSTFDAVVIRSAWDYPGRRDEFLAWARGVSAITSLWNPVEVLEWNTDKRYLDRLAAEGVATVPTTFVVPGESPAPDVLAGDIVVKPTVGGGSKGVRRVTDDAAAAAAHVAALHADGYVAMIQPYRANIDADGETGLVYLGGEYSHAFEKSAILAAPVEWEGTLYVKETIVARTPTAEQRALADRIVARLPPTAYARIDLVPGTDGPELLELELTEPSLFLDTDPSAPARAAAAFRSLAS